A section of the Burkholderia mallei ATCC 23344 genome encodes:
- a CDS encoding DUF2957 domain-containing protein, producing the protein MLCIPNLCAAVLSCMVAVMPFVAGCGGGDDPGPIQVGQCTGGSCPPSGPSTTPPTVTKLCPDALDYSTTYTGGSGSGEYVKVKFDTAKKTYQMQFIASSVPTSAGQINNTRAGLTISGTFHNATGLPTAEQNRCAFVLDNGATSDGAYSVTINRADPPMLFVGMGVVGGGIPGATIAFPGLELFPGFTIGTVPSRSFDFYPFIGFTDTETDFTKVAGVYNEVGVHLQPTGTSFQTAAPQGWQPDVVNWTQTLNADGSCTITPGSDYSCRTTGTPWTLRKNTDGTSDNVFVSRPPPSQPYPSAGQSQPLVIVTPSQAQGVMIVGKLNDQLVPVVIRVGYANVDAGNPLASVADAEIGISVLAPAAAVAANSLQGGYIGATSAVACGVVSFGGSSNAPASSGSAFDNTAPHPELPGTYRGGFFYPSAGNCTDGSAVSTLAANYTSTLFQGATAAFLDPMTSAVSAQFSLDYTQTAPGKIKVTATRDFNAQGSAGTVAVFKKGDYGWLIKVGNVYGMVVNNSQYNPFFTVGAFVQ; encoded by the coding sequence ATGCTTTGCATTCCTAATCTTTGCGCGGCCGTGCTGTCATGTATGGTTGCCGTGATGCCGTTCGTCGCCGGCTGTGGCGGCGGGGACGATCCCGGCCCGATCCAGGTCGGGCAGTGCACGGGCGGCTCGTGCCCGCCGAGCGGGCCGAGCACGACGCCGCCGACGGTGACGAAGCTGTGCCCCGACGCGCTCGATTACTCGACGACGTACACGGGCGGCTCGGGCAGCGGCGAATACGTGAAGGTCAAGTTCGACACGGCGAAGAAGACTTACCAGATGCAGTTCATCGCATCGTCGGTGCCGACCTCGGCGGGGCAAATCAACAACACGCGCGCGGGCCTCACGATCAGCGGCACGTTCCACAACGCGACCGGGCTGCCGACCGCCGAGCAGAATCGCTGCGCGTTCGTGCTCGACAACGGCGCGACGAGTGACGGCGCGTACTCGGTCACGATCAATCGCGCGGATCCGCCGATGCTGTTCGTCGGGATGGGTGTCGTGGGCGGCGGGATTCCGGGCGCGACGATCGCGTTTCCGGGGCTCGAACTGTTCCCGGGGTTCACGATCGGCACGGTGCCGTCGCGCTCGTTCGATTTCTATCCGTTCATCGGCTTTACGGATACCGAAACGGACTTCACGAAAGTGGCGGGCGTCTACAACGAAGTCGGCGTGCATCTGCAGCCGACGGGCACGTCGTTCCAGACGGCGGCGCCGCAGGGTTGGCAGCCGGATGTCGTGAACTGGACGCAGACGCTCAACGCGGACGGCTCATGCACGATCACGCCGGGCAGCGACTATTCGTGCCGCACGACGGGTACGCCGTGGACGCTGCGCAAGAATACCGACGGCACGTCCGACAACGTATTCGTGAGCCGGCCGCCGCCGAGCCAGCCGTATCCGTCCGCGGGGCAGAGCCAGCCGCTCGTGATCGTGACGCCGAGCCAGGCGCAGGGCGTGATGATCGTCGGCAAGCTCAATGACCAGCTCGTACCCGTCGTCATTCGCGTCGGCTACGCGAACGTCGATGCGGGCAATCCGCTCGCGTCGGTCGCGGACGCGGAAATCGGCATCTCGGTGCTCGCGCCCGCTGCGGCTGTCGCGGCAAACTCGCTGCAAGGCGGCTACATCGGCGCGACGAGCGCGGTCGCGTGCGGTGTCGTGAGCTTCGGCGGCTCCTCGAACGCACCCGCCAGCAGCGGCTCCGCCTTCGACAACACGGCGCCCCATCCCGAATTGCCGGGCACGTATCGCGGCGGCTTCTTCTATCCGTCCGCCGGCAACTGCACGGACGGTTCGGCCGTGTCGACGCTCGCGGCGAACTACACGTCGACGCTGTTCCAGGGCGCGACCGCCGCGTTCCTGGATCCGATGACGTCGGCGGTGAGCGCGCAATTCTCGCTCGACTACACGCAGACGGCGCCCGGCAAGATCAAGGTGACGGCGACGCGCGACTTCAATGCGCAAGGCAGCGCGGGCACGGTCGCGGTCTTCAAGAAGGGCGATTACGGTTGGCTCATCAAGGTGGGCAACGTCTACGGCATGGTCGTCAACAACAGCCAGTACAACCCGTTCTTCACGGTCGGCGCTTTCGTTCAGTAA
- a CDS encoding winged helix-turn-helix transcriptional regulator, translating to MTTMRKNAPEGEQITDRKPSLLDAPRKGNVYASECPTRLVLDRIADKWTVLILALLSHEPLRFNTLLRHIEGLSQKVLSQTLKRLERDGLVARTVYATVPVSVEYALTPLGHTLAHSVTPIIVWSETHIDAVLDARTAYDARQGGGGRLSDRTRAARQRSALRKKARRINAAAI from the coding sequence ATGACGACGATGCGAAAGAACGCACCCGAGGGTGAGCAGATTACCGACAGGAAACCTTCATTGCTCGATGCGCCGCGCAAGGGCAACGTGTACGCGTCGGAATGCCCGACGCGGCTCGTGCTCGACCGCATCGCGGACAAATGGACTGTCCTGATTCTCGCGCTGCTGTCGCACGAGCCGCTGCGCTTCAACACGCTGCTGCGGCATATCGAGGGCCTGTCGCAGAAGGTGCTGTCGCAAACGCTCAAGCGGCTCGAGCGCGACGGGCTCGTCGCGCGCACCGTCTATGCGACGGTGCCGGTATCCGTCGAATATGCGTTGACGCCGCTCGGCCACACGCTCGCGCACTCGGTCACGCCGATCATCGTGTGGTCGGAGACGCACATCGACGCCGTGCTCGATGCGCGCACGGCCTATGACGCTCGGCAGGGGGGGGGCGGGCGCCTGAGTGATCGCACGCGTGCGGCGCGTCAGCGATCGGCATTGAGAAAAAAAGCGAGAAGAATAAATGCCGCGGCAATATGA
- a CDS encoding MoaF-related domain-containing protein — MFLRSLVALAAAAASMFGAGPAHATGVGAPLQIDVYNPGEKSLFPVSSEIVTGKTGTILIDAQFQRNDAEALVNKIKATGKPLKLVYVSHSDPDYYFGLDTIKAAFPDAKIVATPQTVAAIKANKDDKLAYWGPILKDNAPRTLVVPQPLHGDRLTLDGHELRIVGLDGPSPDRTFVSIPSARAVVGGIPVAANIHVWIADTQTPESRRNWIKTLDRIAALHPSRVVPGHYLANPDGSEPYTLASVKFTRDYLVAFDAEAAKARNSGELITAMKARYPNLADASSLEMSAKVIKGEMQWPVVGTASAFPAAGKKALVQFGDIGFRLDFKDDHTMTFVGTAGQYQGATDTVEYKATQIRPQVFMVYWHEPKSGDNVVHVEDFENGIVYTNIAHRNGEFQHLKGTIRIEDAK, encoded by the coding sequence ATGTTCTTACGCTCTCTCGTGGCGCTCGCCGCCGCGGCCGCTTCGATGTTCGGCGCGGGCCCCGCACATGCGACCGGCGTCGGCGCACCGCTCCAGATCGACGTCTACAACCCCGGCGAAAAAAGCCTCTTTCCCGTCTCGTCCGAAATCGTCACGGGCAAGACCGGCACGATCCTCATCGACGCCCAGTTCCAGCGCAACGACGCCGAGGCGCTCGTCAACAAGATCAAGGCGACCGGCAAGCCGCTCAAGCTCGTCTATGTGAGCCACAGCGATCCGGACTATTACTTCGGCCTCGACACGATCAAGGCGGCGTTCCCCGACGCGAAGATCGTCGCGACGCCGCAGACGGTTGCCGCGATCAAGGCGAACAAGGACGACAAGCTCGCGTACTGGGGGCCGATCCTGAAGGACAATGCGCCGCGCACGCTCGTCGTGCCGCAGCCGCTCCACGGCGACAGGCTCACGCTCGACGGCCATGAATTGCGCATCGTCGGCCTCGACGGCCCGTCGCCCGATCGCACGTTCGTATCGATCCCGTCCGCGCGCGCGGTCGTCGGCGGCATTCCGGTGGCGGCGAACATCCACGTGTGGATCGCCGATACGCAAACGCCGGAGTCGCGCCGCAACTGGATCAAGACGCTCGACCGGATCGCGGCGCTGCACCCGTCGCGCGTCGTGCCCGGCCACTACCTCGCGAACCCGGACGGCAGCGAGCCGTACACGCTCGCATCCGTGAAGTTCACGCGCGACTATCTGGTCGCGTTCGACGCGGAAGCCGCGAAAGCGAGAAATTCCGGAGAACTGATCACTGCAATGAAGGCGCGCTATCCGAATCTCGCGGATGCATCGTCGCTGGAAATGAGCGCGAAGGTCATCAAGGGCGAGATGCAATGGCCCGTCGTCGGCACGGCCTCCGCGTTTCCGGCAGCAGGCAAGAAGGCGCTCGTGCAGTTCGGCGATATCGGCTTTCGCCTCGACTTCAAGGACGACCACACGATGACGTTCGTCGGCACAGCCGGCCAGTACCAGGGCGCGACCGATACCGTCGAATACAAGGCAACGCAGATCCGGCCGCAGGTGTTCATGGTCTATTGGCACGAACCGAAGAGCGGCGACAACGTGGTGCACGTCGAAGACTTCGAGAACGGCATCGTCTATACGAACATCGCGCATCGCAACGGCGAGTTCCAGCATCTGAAGGGAACGATTCGCATCGAAGACGCGAAGTAA
- a CDS encoding helix-turn-helix domain-containing protein — MDINQLIARRVRALRDLRGYSLDALAERSKVSRSNISLIERAQSNPTAVVLERLANALGVSLASLFEDDRAARAASPLSRATEQPVWKDPASGYVRRSLSPAVASPLQLVEVKFPPGGRVAYDGGERNADVHQQIWLLEGEMDIASGDDTWRIAAGDCLAMRLDRPAVFFNPGRKAARYVVALAAANAVRPGWIE, encoded by the coding sequence ATGGACATCAACCAACTGATCGCGCGCCGTGTGCGCGCCCTTCGGGACCTTCGCGGCTACTCGCTCGACGCGCTCGCCGAGCGCAGCAAGGTGAGCCGCTCGAACATCTCGCTCATCGAACGCGCGCAGAGCAACCCGACCGCCGTCGTGCTCGAGCGGCTCGCAAACGCGCTCGGCGTGTCGCTGGCGTCGCTGTTCGAGGACGATCGCGCCGCGCGCGCGGCGTCGCCGCTGTCTCGCGCCACCGAGCAGCCGGTGTGGAAAGATCCGGCGTCGGGCTACGTGCGTCGCAGCCTGTCGCCCGCGGTGGCGTCGCCGCTGCAACTCGTCGAGGTGAAGTTTCCGCCCGGCGGGCGCGTCGCATACGACGGCGGCGAGCGCAACGCCGACGTCCATCAGCAGATCTGGCTGCTCGAAGGCGAAATGGATATCGCAAGCGGCGACGATACATGGCGCATCGCGGCTGGCGACTGCCTCGCGATGCGTCTCGATCGCCCCGCCGTCTTCTTCAACCCGGGCCGCAAGGCCGCGCGCTATGTCGTCGCGCTCGCCGCGGCGAACGCCGTTCGTCCCGGGTGGATCGAATGA
- a CDS encoding GNAT family N-acetyltransferase, with product MSHAIGVRRIGPDEAAACVDALSDVLIDCVEGGASVSFMAPLARDKARAFWREVAEGVARGERTLFVAEDADGRIVGTVQMITRQPENQPHRADVAKMLVHRDARRRGVAQRLLAALDDAARAAGKTVLVLDTVTGGDAERLYARAGWQRVGVVPDYALMPDGAPCATTFFYKQI from the coding sequence ATGAGCCATGCGATCGGCGTGCGACGCATCGGGCCCGACGAAGCGGCCGCATGCGTCGACGCGCTGTCCGACGTGCTGATCGATTGCGTCGAAGGCGGCGCGTCGGTGAGCTTCATGGCGCCGCTCGCGCGGGACAAGGCGCGCGCATTCTGGCGCGAGGTCGCCGAAGGCGTCGCGCGCGGCGAGCGCACGCTCTTCGTCGCCGAGGACGCCGACGGCCGCATCGTCGGCACCGTCCAGATGATCACGCGGCAGCCCGAAAACCAGCCGCATCGCGCGGACGTCGCGAAGATGCTCGTGCATCGTGACGCACGCCGCCGCGGCGTCGCGCAACGGTTGCTCGCCGCGCTCGACGACGCCGCGCGCGCGGCCGGCAAGACCGTCCTCGTGCTCGACACCGTGACGGGCGGCGACGCCGAGCGGCTCTACGCGCGCGCGGGATGGCAGCGCGTCGGTGTCGTGCCCGATTACGCGCTGATGCCCGACGGCGCGCCGTGCGCGACGACGTTCTTCTACAAGCAGATCTGA
- a CDS encoding LysE family translocator: MTVNPTLAFIATCIGFGFIPGPALLQTVSLTLQHGRRAGVLSALGIHLGAFFQICAVAIGAVVVLDTSPWLYHALRIAGGGYLIWLGIQRIRTREANDGGDGAPSTVPKNVISSSALIEASNPKSALFYLSFLLQFVDPSASLDVGWQLFLLGAGANLLFSLADLTCIALAHPLRKRAAPGGTAMTIGRYLAGGLFIALGVAAIVER; encoded by the coding sequence ATGACGGTCAACCCCACTCTCGCCTTCATCGCGACGTGCATCGGCTTCGGCTTCATTCCAGGCCCGGCGCTGCTGCAAACCGTTTCGCTGACGTTGCAGCACGGCCGGCGCGCAGGCGTGCTTTCGGCGCTCGGCATCCACCTCGGCGCGTTCTTCCAGATCTGCGCGGTCGCGATCGGCGCGGTGGTCGTGCTCGACACGTCGCCGTGGCTCTATCACGCGCTGCGCATCGCGGGCGGCGGGTATCTGATCTGGCTCGGCATCCAACGCATCCGCACGCGCGAGGCGAACGACGGCGGCGACGGCGCGCCGTCGACGGTGCCGAAGAACGTGATCTCGTCGAGCGCGCTCATCGAGGCGTCGAATCCGAAATCGGCGCTGTTCTATCTGTCGTTCCTGCTGCAGTTCGTCGATCCGTCCGCTTCGCTCGATGTCGGCTGGCAGCTCTTCCTGCTCGGCGCGGGTGCAAACCTGCTGTTCTCGCTCGCCGATCTGACCTGCATCGCGCTCGCGCATCCGCTGCGCAAGCGCGCGGCGCCGGGCGGCACGGCGATGACCATCGGGCGCTATCTCGCGGGCGGGCTGTTCATCGCGCTCGGCGTCGCCGCGATCGTCGAGCGCTGA
- a CDS encoding glycerophosphodiester phosphodiesterase, giving the protein MFLKRSFAFSPVALACAATLALAACGGDDPDYTQPISAKVQVVGHRGASALRPEHTLASYRKAIEDGADVIEPDLVATRDGVLVARHENEISGTTNVSTLPQFASRKTTKTIDGAQLTGWFTEDFTLAELKTLRARERIPQIRPANTAYDDQFEIPTFDEIVALAKQMSAQVGRTIHLYPETKHPTYFQSIGLPLEDRLVDALRKDPYTARNATVYIQSFEVANLKAIRARIGASQPNWKLVQLMDEPKQRPYDFVKAGDARTYGDLSTQGGMREIATYANGVGPYKTSIIPVGPDGSLQRPTGYVRFAHEAGLTVHPYTFRPENNFLPASLKDGGAPSARHTAGSVREIQAYLRAGIDGFFTDDPAVGRTAVDTFRR; this is encoded by the coding sequence ATGTTTCTCAAGCGCTCGTTCGCTTTCTCCCCTGTCGCGCTCGCGTGCGCGGCGACACTCGCGCTCGCCGCCTGCGGCGGCGACGACCCCGACTACACGCAGCCGATCTCCGCGAAGGTGCAGGTGGTGGGCCACCGCGGCGCGAGCGCGTTGCGCCCCGAGCACACGCTCGCGTCGTACCGCAAGGCGATCGAGGACGGCGCGGACGTGATCGAACCGGACCTCGTCGCGACGCGAGACGGCGTGCTCGTCGCGCGCCACGAGAACGAGATCTCGGGCACGACGAACGTATCGACGCTGCCGCAGTTCGCGAGCCGCAAGACGACGAAGACGATCGACGGCGCGCAGCTCACCGGCTGGTTCACCGAGGATTTCACGCTCGCCGAACTGAAGACGCTGCGCGCGCGCGAGCGCATCCCGCAGATCCGTCCCGCGAACACCGCGTACGACGATCAGTTCGAGATCCCGACGTTCGACGAGATCGTCGCGCTCGCGAAACAGATGTCCGCGCAGGTCGGCCGCACGATCCACCTCTATCCGGAAACGAAGCACCCGACCTACTTCCAGTCGATCGGCCTGCCGCTCGAGGATCGCCTCGTCGACGCGCTGCGCAAGGACCCCTACACCGCGCGCAACGCGACCGTCTACATTCAGTCGTTCGAAGTCGCGAATCTGAAGGCGATCCGCGCGCGGATCGGCGCGAGCCAGCCGAACTGGAAGCTCGTGCAACTGATGGACGAGCCGAAGCAGCGCCCGTACGATTTCGTGAAGGCGGGCGACGCGCGCACGTACGGCGACCTGTCGACGCAAGGCGGCATGCGCGAGATCGCGACGTACGCGAACGGCGTCGGCCCGTACAAGACGTCGATCATTCCGGTCGGCCCGGACGGCTCGCTGCAGCGGCCGACCGGCTACGTACGCTTCGCGCACGAGGCGGGGCTCACCGTACATCCGTATACGTTCCGGCCGGAGAACAACTTCCTGCCGGCGTCGCTGAAGGACGGCGGCGCGCCGAGCGCGCGCCACACGGCGGGCTCGGTGCGCGAAATCCAGGCGTATCTGCGCGCGGGCATCGACGGCTTCTTCACCGACGATCCCGCGGTCGGCCGCACGGCCGTCGACACGTTCCGCCGGTAA
- a CDS encoding DHA2 family efflux MFS transporter permease subunit has protein sequence MTHGLHGPKRWYALVVLCLGVLMIVLDSTIVNVALPSIGADLHFTETALVWIVNAYMLTFGGCLLLGGRLGDLYGQRRMFLAGLTLFTLASLACGLAPTQFVLIAARAVQGFGGAVVSAVALSLIMNLFTEPGERAKAMGVYSFVCAGGGSLGVLLGGVLTSVLSWHWIFLVNLPIGVAAYALSAALLPKVRPQAADARLDVAGAIAVTASLMLAVYGIVNGNEAGWLSTQTVATLAGAAALLAAFIAIETRAAHPLMPLALATQRNVAVANVIGVLWAAAMFAWFFLSALYMQRVLGYGPLQVGLAFLPANLIMAAFSLGLSAKIVMRFGIRRAIGAGLVIAAAGLALFARAPADGGFVAHVLPGMILVGVGAGVAFNPVLLAAMSDVAPSDSGLASGIVNTSFMMGGALGLAVLASVASARTDALAAARAALPVALNGGYHAAFACGAAFAALAAGLAYALRIRAQSNAAAELHGAAH, from the coding sequence ATGACCCACGGTCTGCACGGCCCCAAGCGCTGGTATGCGCTCGTCGTTCTCTGTCTGGGCGTGCTGATGATCGTGCTCGATTCGACGATCGTCAACGTCGCGCTGCCGTCGATCGGCGCGGACCTGCACTTCACCGAAACCGCGCTCGTCTGGATCGTGAACGCTTACATGCTGACGTTCGGCGGCTGCCTGCTGCTGGGCGGCCGGCTCGGCGATCTGTACGGCCAGCGCCGGATGTTCCTCGCCGGCCTCACGCTGTTCACGCTCGCATCGCTCGCGTGCGGGCTCGCGCCAACGCAGTTCGTGCTGATCGCCGCGCGCGCGGTGCAGGGGTTCGGTGGCGCGGTGGTGTCCGCCGTCGCGCTGTCGCTCATCATGAATCTCTTCACCGAGCCGGGCGAGCGCGCGAAGGCGATGGGCGTCTACAGCTTCGTCTGCGCGGGCGGCGGCAGCCTCGGCGTGCTGCTCGGCGGCGTCCTCACGAGCGTGCTCAGCTGGCACTGGATCTTCCTCGTCAATCTGCCGATCGGCGTCGCCGCGTACGCGCTGTCCGCCGCGCTGCTGCCGAAGGTGCGCCCGCAGGCGGCCGACGCGCGGCTCGACGTCGCGGGCGCGATCGCCGTGACCGCTTCGCTGATGCTCGCCGTCTACGGCATCGTCAACGGCAACGAGGCCGGCTGGCTGTCGACGCAGACGGTCGCGACGCTCGCAGGCGCGGCCGCGCTGCTCGCGGCGTTCATCGCGATCGAGACGCGCGCCGCGCATCCGCTGATGCCGCTCGCGCTCGCCACGCAGCGCAACGTCGCGGTCGCGAACGTGATCGGCGTGCTGTGGGCGGCCGCGATGTTCGCGTGGTTCTTTCTTTCCGCGCTCTACATGCAGCGCGTGCTCGGCTACGGGCCGCTCCAGGTCGGCCTGGCGTTTCTGCCCGCGAACCTGATCATGGCCGCGTTCTCGCTCGGCTTGTCCGCGAAGATCGTGATGCGCTTCGGCATCCGCCGCGCGATCGGCGCCGGGCTCGTCATCGCGGCCGCGGGCCTTGCCCTCTTCGCGCGTGCACCCGCCGACGGCGGCTTCGTCGCGCACGTGCTGCCGGGGATGATACTCGTCGGCGTCGGCGCGGGCGTCGCGTTCAATCCGGTGCTGCTCGCCGCGATGAGCGACGTCGCGCCGAGCGATTCGGGGCTTGCCTCGGGCATCGTCAACACCTCGTTCATGATGGGCGGCGCCCTCGGCCTCGCGGTGCTCGCGAGCGTCGCGTCCGCGCGCACCGACGCGCTCGCCGCCGCGCGCGCGGCGCTGCCCGTCGCGCTCAACGGCGGCTATCACGCGGCGTTCGCGTGCGGCGCGGCATTCGCGGCGCTGGCCGCCGGTCTCGCGTACGCGCTGCGCATCCGCGCGCAGTCGAACGCCGCGGCCGAACTGCACGGCGCCGCGCACTGA
- a CDS encoding sulfite exporter TauE/SafE family protein produces the protein MSLPHIDPLYSLSGLFVGFLVGLTGVGGGSLMTPILVLLFNVHPATAVGTDLLYAALTKATGTFVHGLKGTVEWRITGRLAAGSVPAAAITLWFLHAHGMHSQETSRMIQFVLGAALLLTSLSLLLRPQLAAFAAKRTRALPPNPTRTLAATVLTGAVLGVLVSLTSVGAGAIGVTVLLLLYPALSTTRIVGSDIAHAVPLTLVAGVGHWMLGSVDWAMLVSLLIGSVPGIVVGSHLSARAPEGLLRRVLAATLVAVGAKLVLS, from the coding sequence ATGTCGTTGCCCCATATCGATCCGCTGTATTCCCTGTCCGGCCTCTTCGTCGGTTTTCTCGTCGGCTTGACGGGCGTCGGCGGCGGTTCGCTGATGACGCCGATCCTCGTGCTGCTGTTCAACGTCCATCCGGCGACGGCGGTGGGCACCGATCTGCTTTACGCGGCGCTCACCAAAGCGACGGGCACCTTCGTGCACGGGCTCAAGGGCACGGTCGAATGGCGGATCACCGGGCGTCTCGCGGCGGGCAGCGTGCCCGCCGCCGCGATCACGCTGTGGTTCCTGCATGCGCACGGCATGCATTCGCAGGAAACGAGCCGGATGATCCAGTTCGTGCTCGGCGCCGCATTGCTGCTCACGTCGCTGTCGCTGCTGTTGCGCCCGCAGCTCGCCGCGTTCGCCGCGAAGCGCACGCGCGCGCTGCCGCCCAACCCGACGCGCACGCTCGCCGCGACCGTGCTCACGGGCGCCGTGCTCGGCGTGCTCGTGTCGCTGACCTCGGTCGGCGCGGGCGCGATCGGCGTGACGGTCCTGCTGCTGCTGTACCCGGCGCTGTCGACGACGCGCATCGTCGGCTCCGACATCGCGCACGCGGTCCCGCTCACGCTCGTCGCGGGCGTCGGACACTGGATGCTCGGCTCGGTCGACTGGGCGATGCTGGTGTCGCTGCTGATCGGATCGGTGCCCGGAATCGTCGTCGGCAGCCATCTGTCGGCGCGCGCGCCCGAAGGGCTGCTGCGCCGGGTGCTCGCGGCGACGCTCGTCGCGGTCGGCGCGAAGCTCGTGCTGTCCTGA
- a CDS encoding S10 family peptidase, with the protein MKIQKSLKDGFTLGWCRAARPVAAAALAALLVAACGGDDGGGGSPSLAAANVANTSTSTNATTAADATTNAALPPDQPYIDNDVYGTGPNDSVSDATEGTAVVHRQVKIGDQILTYTATAGHLVTIDPITSKPNAKMFYVAYTLDNPNPGKPRPVTFFYNGGPGSSSVYLLLGSFGPKRLQSSFPNFTPPAPYRLRDNPESLLDRSDLVFINPVGTGYSAAIAPAKNKDFWGVDQDAHSIDRFIQRYLTKYARWNSPKFLFGESYGTARSAVTAWVLHEDGIELNGITLQSSILDYANAVSAIGIFPTLAADAFYWNKTTISPKPADLDAYMAQARSYADNVLAPLAQAPNPQDGGFVNVRLNLNVATAQQMGAYIGTDPISLVQTFGNPAALGNVPSSNDNPPYTFFLTLVPGIQIGQYDGRANYTGKGIAPYILPNSGSNDPSISNVGGAYTVLWNDYINNDLKYVSTSSFVDLNDQVFNNWDFSHTDPTGANRGGGNTLYTAGDLAATMSLNPDLKVLSANGYFDAVTPFHQTELTLAQMPLDPSLKSANLTMKYYPSGHMIYLNDHSRIAMKADLATFYDGILADRTAMRRVLLRQQKALQLKQQKQQQGQ; encoded by the coding sequence ATGAAGATACAGAAGTCCTTGAAAGACGGTTTCACGCTCGGATGGTGCAGGGCGGCACGGCCGGTTGCCGCTGCCGCGCTGGCCGCGCTGCTCGTCGCCGCGTGCGGCGGCGACGACGGCGGCGGCGGGAGCCCGTCGCTCGCGGCCGCGAACGTCGCGAACACGAGCACGTCGACGAACGCGACGACGGCCGCCGATGCGACGACCAATGCCGCGCTGCCGCCGGATCAGCCGTATATTGACAACGACGTCTATGGCACCGGGCCGAACGATTCGGTCAGCGACGCGACGGAGGGCACCGCGGTCGTGCACCGGCAGGTGAAGATCGGCGATCAGATCCTCACCTACACGGCGACGGCCGGCCACCTCGTGACGATCGATCCGATCACGTCGAAGCCGAACGCGAAGATGTTCTACGTCGCGTACACGCTCGACAATCCGAACCCGGGCAAGCCGCGCCCCGTCACGTTCTTCTACAACGGCGGCCCGGGCTCGTCGTCGGTGTACCTGCTGCTGGGCTCGTTCGGGCCGAAGCGCCTGCAGTCGTCGTTCCCGAACTTCACGCCGCCCGCGCCGTACCGGCTGCGCGACAACCCCGAGAGCCTGCTCGACCGCTCCGATCTCGTGTTCATCAATCCGGTCGGCACCGGCTACTCGGCCGCGATCGCGCCGGCGAAGAACAAGGATTTCTGGGGCGTCGACCAGGACGCGCACTCGATCGACCGCTTCATCCAGCGCTACCTGACGAAGTACGCGCGCTGGAACTCGCCGAAGTTCCTGTTCGGCGAATCGTACGGCACGGCGCGCAGCGCGGTGACCGCGTGGGTGCTGCATGAGGACGGCATCGAGCTGAACGGGATCACGCTGCAGTCGTCGATTCTCGACTATGCGAACGCGGTGAGCGCGATCGGCATCTTCCCGACGCTCGCGGCCGATGCGTTCTACTGGAACAAGACGACCATCAGCCCGAAACCGGCCGATCTGGATGCGTACATGGCGCAGGCGCGCAGCTATGCGGACAACGTGCTCGCGCCGCTCGCGCAGGCGCCGAATCCGCAGGACGGCGGCTTCGTCAACGTGCGGCTGAACCTGAACGTCGCGACCGCGCAGCAGATGGGCGCGTACATCGGCACCGATCCGATCTCGCTGGTCCAGACGTTCGGCAATCCGGCCGCGCTCGGCAACGTGCCGTCGTCCAACGACAACCCGCCGTACACGTTCTTCCTGACGCTCGTGCCGGGCATCCAGATCGGCCAGTACGACGGACGCGCGAACTACACGGGCAAGGGCATCGCGCCGTACATCCTGCCGAACTCGGGCAGCAACGATCCGTCGATCAGCAACGTCGGCGGCGCGTACACGGTGCTGTGGAACGACTACATCAACAACGACCTGAAGTATGTGTCGACGTCGTCGTTCGTCGATCTGAACGACCAGGTGTTCAACAACTGGGACTTCAGCCACACGGACCCGACGGGCGCGAACCGCGGCGGCGGCAACACGCTGTACACGGCGGGCGATCTCGCCGCGACGATGAGCCTGAACCCGGACCTGAAGGTGCTGTCGGCGAACGGCTATTTCGACGCGGTGACGCCGTTCCACCAGACCGAGCTCACGCTCGCGCAGATGCCGCTCGATCCGTCGCTGAAGTCGGCGAACCTGACGATGAAATACTATCCGTCGGGCCACATGATCTATCTGAACGATCACTCGCGGATCGCGATGAAGGCGGATCTGGCGACGTTCTACGACGGCATCCTCGCGGACCGCACGGCGATGCGGCGCGTGCTGCTGCGCCAGCAGAAGGCGCTGCAGTTGAAGCAGCAGAAGCAACAGCAAGGGCAGTGA